One window of the Gambusia affinis linkage group LG01, SWU_Gaff_1.0, whole genome shotgun sequence genome contains the following:
- the LOC122828084 gene encoding transcription factor Spi-B: MLTELETRAYVPEVKLGGCRGSWSGLAPSSCAEVDLEVIEEYLQEHSLEVQPAHTPSTSMAANMGHQTHVHSHRDARIIENSWSGQHPYEWRYGCHTPNEEYKEPTPHPAWQSPQVQYEHITYYEPTSIYIDSDSQSSSSQYQDYQDSPSPPSNRGERKDRSLPLAPLSGKRKERLFQFLFEMLQTPSMRSCIWWVQSSSGTFQFSSQNKESLAQLWGRRKGNRKTMTYQKMARALRNYSRTGEIHKVKRKLTYRFDEKTLKGLQGDSKLE; this comes from the exons ATGCTGACAGAGTTAGAGACG AGGGCTTATGTGCCTGAGGTGAAGCTGGGTGGATGTCGGGGTTCCTGGAGTGGGCTGGCCCCCTCGTCCTGCGCTGAGGTCGACCTCGAGGTCATTGAGGAGTACCTGCAGGAGCATTCGCTTGAGGTCCAACCCGCTCACACACCTTCAACATCTATGGCTGCTAATATGGGTCACCAAACGCACGTTCACTCCCACCGGGACGCCAGGATCATAG AGAACAGCTGGTCGGGTCAGCATCCGTACGAGTGGCGCTACGGCTGCCACACTCCAAACGAGGAATACAAGGAGCCAACTCCACATCCAGCCTGGCAGAGTCCACAAGTCCAATAT GAACACATAACATACTACGAGCCTACAAGTATATACATTGATTCAGACTCACAGTCAAGCAGTTCCCAGTACCAGGATTACCAAGATTCTCCATCACCACCCTCCAACAGAGGGGAGAGGAAGGACAGAAGTTTGCCTCTGGCACCACTATCAG GAAAGAGGAAGGAGCGCCTGTTCCAGTTCCTGTTTGAGATGCTCCAGACTCCATCAATGAGGAGCTGCATCTGGTGGGTCCAGTCCTCCTCTGGGACCTTTCAGTTCTCCTCCCAGAACAAGGAGAGCCTGGCTCAGCTGTGGGGTCGCCGGAAGGGAAACCGCAAGACCATGACCTACCAGAAGATGGCACGGGCACTAAGGAACTACTCACGGACTGGAGAGATCCACAAGGTGAAGAGGAAGCTCACATACCGCTTCGATGAGAAGACACTGAAAGGCCTACAAGGAGACAGCAAATTAGAGTAG
- the LOC122828098 gene encoding adenosine receptor A1-like: MIASGSRLSASWCPWLLLTFCCVILVLTEASVLSLLAIAIDRYLRLHMPFRYKAIVTQRRTLLAMSVCWILSFLLGFTPLLGWHNLSATGYYSTNTSSTLPSSSQCTFLSVISLPFMVYFNFLGCIMAPLLVMTFLYIIIFWSLHKRLKNSCPQAQAMLLREKKLACSLALVLTLFAFCWIPLHLMNCLLFLWGPQAVTQGALYTGILLSHANSAVNPVVYACRIPKIQKAYGQIWKHLALKLNCFTRNESIQQAITRD, encoded by the exons ATGATTGCCTCCGGGAGCCGACTTTCTGCTTCTTGGTGTCCTTGGCTGTTGCTGACTTTTTG CTGTGTCATACTCGTGCTGACAGAGGCCTCCGTCCTCTCACTGCTGGCTATTGCCATTGACCGATACCTGCGGCTGCACATGCCTTTCAG ATACAAAGCCATTGTCACCCAGAGGCGCACACTGTTGGCCATGTCCGTCTGTTGGATACTTTCGTTTCTACTGGGATTCACCCCTCTGCTTGGATGGCACAATCTCTCTGCCACTGGCTATTATTCCACCAACACATCTTCTACCTTGCCTAGCTCTTCCCAATGCACCTTCCTCTCAGTTATCTCCCTGCCCTTTATGGTTTATTTCAACTTTCTCGGATGTATCATGGCCCCTCTACTGGTCATGACATTTCTGTACATCATCATCTTCTGGAGCCTGCACAAACGTCTGAAGAACAGCTGCCCTCAAGCACAGGCCATGCTGCTCAGGGAGAAGAAGCTGGCCTGCTCACTCGCTCTGGTTCTTACATTATTTGCATTCTGCTGGATCCCTCTGCACCTGATGAACTGTCTTCTGTTCCTCTGGGGACCTCAAGCAGTGACCCAGGGAGCACTTTATACAG GTATCCTTCTGTCTCACGCCAACTCAGCAGTCAACCCAGTGGTCTACGCTTGTCGCATCCCCAAGATCCAGAAGGCCTACGGTCAAATATGGAAGCATCTCGCATTGAAGCTCAATTGTTTTACCAGAAATGAATCAATTCAGCAGGCTATAACAAGAGACTAG